A window of Komagataeibacter medellinensis NBRC 3288 contains these coding sequences:
- a CDS encoding M20 family metallo-hydrolase, whose amino-acid sequence MTQQNTAPHGSNIGIDGQALWADLMETAKFGGTPKGGVRRLTLTAEDKQVRDWFVRTCESLGCTVTFDSMGNQFARRAGLDDSLPPITIGSHLDTQPTGGKYDGILGVLGGLSVLRALQRSGYVTRHPIEVINWTNEEGSRFTPPMMCSGVFTGVFTEQEVLDKRDRAGKRFGDELEAIGYRGSEPCGKHPVTAYFELHIEQGPILEAEHKTIGIVTGVQGARWYEVTVKGKDAHAGSTPMPMRHDALLASARMIEAVSQVACAHAPTAVGTVGLIENRPNSNNVVPGEVFFTIDMRDPDDAVVSQMEDELYSQLPEIARRSNVEMEIVRIWDAPAVHFNPECIGMVEAAAAESGYAARRIVSGPGHDAAYMAHVAPTTMIFVPCEDGLSHNEAESITEQDAAAGAGVLLKAIMKADAAFNAG is encoded by the coding sequence ATGACACAGCAAAACACCGCCCCCCATGGCAGCAATATCGGCATTGATGGGCAGGCCCTGTGGGCGGACCTGATGGAAACCGCCAAATTCGGTGGCACGCCCAAGGGTGGCGTCCGTCGTCTGACGCTGACGGCGGAAGACAAACAGGTGCGCGACTGGTTTGTGCGCACCTGCGAATCACTTGGCTGCACGGTCACGTTTGATTCCATGGGCAACCAGTTTGCCCGCCGTGCGGGGCTTGATGACAGCCTGCCGCCTATCACCATCGGCAGCCACCTCGATACGCAGCCCACGGGCGGCAAGTATGATGGCATCCTTGGCGTGCTGGGCGGGCTTTCGGTGCTGCGCGCACTACAGCGTTCGGGCTACGTGACCCGTCACCCGATCGAGGTGATCAACTGGACGAACGAGGAGGGCTCGCGCTTCACGCCACCCATGATGTGCTCGGGCGTGTTTACCGGCGTGTTTACCGAACAGGAAGTGCTGGACAAGCGCGACCGTGCGGGCAAGCGCTTCGGGGATGAGCTGGAGGCCATCGGCTACCGTGGCAGCGAGCCGTGCGGCAAGCACCCGGTTACCGCCTATTTCGAGCTGCATATCGAACAGGGGCCGATCCTTGAGGCCGAGCACAAGACCATCGGCATCGTGACCGGCGTGCAGGGTGCGCGGTGGTATGAGGTGACGGTAAAGGGCAAGGACGCCCATGCCGGTTCCACCCCCATGCCCATGCGTCATGATGCGCTGCTGGCATCGGCGCGGATGATCGAGGCAGTCAGCCAGGTGGCCTGTGCGCACGCGCCCACCGCCGTTGGCACCGTGGGCCTGATCGAGAACCGCCCCAACAGCAACAACGTGGTGCCCGGCGAGGTGTTCTTCACCATCGACATGCGCGATCCCGATGACGCGGTCGTAAGCCAGATGGAAGATGAACTGTACAGCCAACTGCCCGAGATCGCGCGCCGCAGCAATGTTGAGATGGAGATCGTGCGGATCTGGGATGCTCCTGCCGTGCACTTCAATCCCGAATGTATTGGCATGGTCGAGGCAGCGGCGGCGGAAAGCGGCTACGCTGCCCGGCGCATCGTATCGGGGCCGGGACATGATGCTGCCTATATGGCGCATGTTGCGCCCACGACCATGATCTTCGTACCCTGCGAAGACGGCCTGAGCCATAACGAGGCCGAAAGCATTACCGAACAGGATGCGGCAGCGGGCGCGGGCGTGCTGCTCAAGGCCATCATGAAGGCCGATGCGGCATTTAACGCGGGCTGA
- a CDS encoding NupC/NupG family nucleoside CNT transporter, giving the protein MHIRGYFGIMLLICIGILFSTDRRRINARIILSCLLLQGAIGVLVLRVPAGQALLRAMAGAVTGVLSYGSEGGRFLFGALVGPRMHEIFPDGSYIFAFQVLPSLVYVSALIAILYHFGIMQAFARVLGLGLQRLLGTSPVESFGAIITIFVGQSELPVALGPYLATMNTTELFSTLCSGTASISGATLIGYFGLGVPAEYLVAASFMAVPGGLLFAKMLEPRLPDSPVSPVSAAGGAYHRAFFEAVMEGALKGAHTAMAVAAMLVACIGLIALANGMLQAAGGAVGMQGLSLEYLMGFIFAPLAWLLGVPASECSAVGSVLGLKVVLNEFVAYLHLGPDIQAGRLSHRAGAIASLALCGFANLSSIGLLVAAFGSQCPERREEVARKSARAVLGGMLSNLMSAAIAGIILP; this is encoded by the coding sequence ATGCATATCCGTGGCTATTTTGGAATCATGTTATTGATATGTATCGGTATTCTCTTCTCCACCGACCGCAGGCGCATCAACGCGCGCATCATCCTGTCATGCCTGCTGCTGCAGGGCGCCATCGGGGTGCTGGTGCTGCGCGTGCCAGCGGGCCAGGCGCTGCTGCGCGCCATGGCGGGCGCGGTAACGGGCGTGCTCTCCTATGGTAGCGAGGGCGGGCGCTTTCTGTTCGGCGCGCTGGTGGGCCCGCGCATGCATGAGATCTTTCCTGATGGTTCGTACATCTTCGCCTTTCAGGTCCTGCCCTCGCTGGTCTATGTCAGCGCGCTGATCGCCATTCTCTACCATTTCGGCATCATGCAGGCCTTTGCCCGGGTGCTGGGGCTGGGGCTGCAGCGGCTGCTGGGCACATCGCCCGTGGAATCCTTTGGCGCCATCATCACCATTTTCGTAGGTCAGAGCGAACTGCCGGTCGCTCTTGGTCCCTACCTTGCCACCATGAACACGACGGAACTGTTCAGCACCCTGTGCAGTGGCACGGCATCGATCTCGGGCGCCACGCTGATCGGTTATTTCGGCCTGGGTGTGCCGGCGGAATATCTGGTGGCGGCATCCTTCATGGCGGTTCCGGGCGGGCTGCTGTTTGCCAAGATGCTGGAGCCACGCCTGCCCGACAGCCCGGTCAGCCCGGTCAGTGCGGCAGGCGGTGCCTATCACCGTGCCTTTTTTGAAGCGGTGATGGAAGGCGCGCTGAAAGGGGCGCACACCGCCATGGCGGTCGCTGCCATGCTGGTGGCCTGTATCGGGCTGATCGCGTTGGCCAATGGTATGTTACAGGCGGCGGGCGGGGCGGTTGGAATGCAGGGGCTGTCGCTGGAATACCTGATGGGGTTCATCTTCGCCCCGCTGGCGTGGCTGCTGGGAGTGCCAGCGTCGGAATGCAGTGCCGTGGGTTCGGTGCTGGGGTTGAAGGTGGTGCTGAACGAGTTTGTCGCCTACCTGCATCTGGGGCCGGATATCCAGGCGGGGCGGCTGTCGCACCGGGCGGGAGCCATTGCATCACTGGCGCTATGCGGTTTTGCCAATCTCAGTTCGATCGGCCTGCTGGTGGCCGCCTTTGGCAGCCAGTGCCCCGAACGCCGCGAGGAAGTCGCCCGCAAAAGTGCGCGCGCCGTGCTGGGGGGTATGCTGTCTAATCTTATGAGTGCGGCGATTGCAGGCATCATCCTGCCCTGA
- a CDS encoding GrpB family protein — MADPIPPHWPDPRQIMTFAPGDPDENPWVMGQPPPESITLQPWCPDWQVRFAQLEREIRKVLGGGALAVEHVGSTAVTGLAAKPVIDIDCIVPDPGCEETYRPRLEALGYVMTVRERSWYGHRMFRHTHPRANLHIFGPACPEHARHILFRDWLRTHPDERERYARVKTQASIGVANVQEYNRNKQALILAIYQRIFAYMGWTDPA; from the coding sequence ATGGCAGACCCCATCCCGCCCCACTGGCCGGACCCACGCCAGATCATGACCTTTGCCCCCGGTGACCCGGACGAGAACCCGTGGGTCATGGGCCAGCCACCGCCAGAAAGTATTACGTTACAGCCCTGGTGCCCGGACTGGCAGGTACGCTTTGCCCAGCTTGAGCGCGAAATCCGCAAAGTGCTCGGGGGCGGGGCTCTTGCGGTCGAACATGTGGGGTCCACCGCCGTGACCGGACTTGCCGCCAAGCCGGTCATCGACATCGACTGCATCGTGCCCGACCCTGGGTGCGAGGAGACATATCGACCCCGGCTTGAAGCACTGGGCTACGTCATGACCGTGCGCGAACGGTCATGGTACGGCCACCGCATGTTCCGCCACACGCACCCGCGCGCCAACCTGCACATATTCGGCCCCGCATGCCCTGAGCACGCCCGGCATATCCTCTTCCGCGACTGGCTGCGTACCCACCCCGATGAGCGGGAACGCTATGCGCGCGTCAAGACACAGGCCAGCATTGGCGTGGCCAACGTGCAGGAATACAACCGCAACAAGCAGGCCCTGATCCTGGCGATCTACCAGCGCATATTTGCCTACATGGGCTGGACCGATCCGGCCTGA
- a CDS encoding TetR/AcrR family transcriptional regulator, which produces MARPRTIDRDSVLDSAERLVQRRGASALTLDAVAREAGITKGGLQYCFGSKDDLITALIDRWIAQFDAQIARHLGPDPTPRARVAAYVAACGQTDAPTHARLVGMLVTLLHSPRHLQRVRDWYAGWFHKHMPGSDAGERARTAFFAAEGAFFLRSLGFVEMDEAQWQNIFASFQRLAM; this is translated from the coding sequence ATGGCGCGCCCCAGAACCATAGACCGCGACAGTGTGCTGGACAGTGCCGAGCGGCTTGTACAGCGCCGGGGGGCATCAGCCCTGACACTGGATGCAGTCGCGCGTGAAGCCGGCATTACCAAGGGTGGCCTGCAATACTGCTTTGGCAGCAAGGATGACCTGATCACCGCGTTGATTGACCGCTGGATTGCACAATTCGATGCCCAGATCGCCCGCCACCTTGGCCCCGACCCCACGCCGCGCGCGCGTGTGGCCGCCTATGTGGCCGCCTGTGGTCAGACCGATGCGCCCACCCATGCGCGCCTGGTCGGCATGCTGGTCACGCTGCTGCACTCGCCGCGCCACCTGCAGCGGGTGCGGGACTGGTATGCAGGCTGGTTTCATAAGCATATGCCCGGTTCGGATGCAGGGGAGCGGGCGCGGACCGCGTTCTTTGCGGCGGAAGGGGCCTTTTTCCTGCGGAGCCTCGGCTTTGTTGAAATGGATGAGGCGCAATGGCAAAACATCTTCGCCAGTTTCCAAAGGCTGGCCATGTAG
- the shc gene encoding squalene--hopene cyclase, with amino-acid sequence MNKESRPFPPTASGTAGPAASTTQQAPTGSPRALDNSLSHTISAACDWLIGQQKPDGHWVGPVASNASMEAEWCLALWFLGLEDHPLRPRLGHALLEMQREDGSWGIYYGAGNGDINATVESYAALRSLGYGADEPTLARAAEWIASKGGLRNIRVFTRYWLALIGEWPWEKTPNLPPEVIWFPNSFVFSIYNFAQWARATLVPLAILSARRPARPLRPQDRLDALFPGGRANFDYELPRKEGRDLWASFFRTTDRGLHWLQSRVLKKNSVREAAIRHMLEWIIRHQDADGGWGGIQPPWVYGLMALHGEDYQFHHPVMAKALSALNDPGWRHDRGDASWIQATNSPVWDTMLALMALHDADGETRFTPQMDKAMGWLLDRQVRVKGDWSIKLPDVEPGGWAFEYANDRYPDTDDTAVALIALSSCRNRPEWQARGVEAAIKRGVNWLVAMQSESGGWGAFDKDNNRSLLAKIPFCDFGEALDPPSVDVTAHVLEAFGLLGLPRDMPAIRRGLAYIRAEQAAEGPWFGRWGVNYLYGTGAVLPALAAIGEDMTQPYIAKACDWLVGCQQENGGWGESCASYMEISSIGRGPTTPSQTAWALMGLVAANRRQDHDAIVRGCRYLIDLQQPDGRWDEKEFTGTGFPGYGVGQTIRLDDPALSKRLQQGAELSRAFMLRYDLYRQLFPIMALSRAARVLKAAG; translated from the coding sequence ATGAACAAGGAAAGTCGTCCTTTCCCCCCCACGGCTTCTGGCACGGCAGGCCCCGCCGCCAGCACCACGCAGCAAGCGCCGACCGGGTCCCCGCGCGCGCTTGACAACAGCCTGAGCCACACCATTTCCGCCGCCTGTGACTGGCTGATCGGCCAGCAGAAACCCGATGGCCACTGGGTGGGACCGGTTGCATCCAATGCCTCGATGGAGGCCGAATGGTGCCTGGCCCTGTGGTTCCTTGGCCTTGAAGACCATCCGCTGCGCCCGCGCCTGGGCCACGCGCTGCTGGAAATGCAGCGCGAGGACGGGTCGTGGGGCATTTATTACGGTGCAGGCAATGGCGACATCAACGCCACGGTGGAATCCTATGCCGCCCTGCGTTCGCTGGGATACGGGGCGGACGAGCCGACGCTGGCCCGGGCGGCCGAATGGATTGCCAGCAAGGGGGGGCTGCGCAATATCCGCGTGTTCACCCGCTACTGGCTGGCCCTGATTGGGGAATGGCCGTGGGAAAAGACACCCAACCTGCCGCCCGAAGTCATCTGGTTTCCCAACAGCTTCGTCTTTTCCATCTACAACTTTGCGCAGTGGGCGCGGGCAACGCTGGTACCGCTGGCCATCCTGTCCGCCCGCAGACCCGCACGCCCCCTGCGCCCGCAGGACCGGCTGGATGCGCTGTTTCCCGGCGGGCGCGCGAATTTTGACTACGAACTGCCGCGCAAGGAAGGGCGGGACCTGTGGGCCAGCTTCTTCCGTACAACCGACCGTGGGCTGCACTGGCTCCAATCGCGCGTGCTGAAGAAAAACAGCGTGCGTGAAGCCGCGATCCGGCACATGCTGGAATGGATCATCCGCCACCAGGATGCCGATGGCGGCTGGGGCGGCATCCAGCCGCCATGGGTCTATGGCCTGATGGCGCTGCATGGCGAGGATTACCAGTTCCACCACCCTGTCATGGCCAAGGCGCTTTCGGCACTGAACGATCCGGGCTGGCGGCATGATCGCGGCGATGCAAGCTGGATTCAGGCCACCAATAGCCCGGTATGGGATACCATGCTGGCCCTGATGGCGCTGCACGATGCTGATGGCGAAACCCGCTTCACCCCGCAGATGGACAAGGCGATGGGCTGGCTGCTGGACCGGCAGGTACGGGTCAAGGGCGACTGGTCCATCAAGCTGCCGGATGTAGAGCCGGGCGGCTGGGCGTTTGAATACGCCAATGACCGCTACCCCGATACGGATGATACGGCGGTGGCGCTGATCGCCCTTTCATCGTGCCGTAACCGCCCCGAATGGCAGGCGCGCGGGGTGGAGGCCGCCATCAAGCGTGGCGTGAACTGGCTTGTGGCCATGCAGAGCGAAAGCGGCGGCTGGGGCGCGTTTGACAAGGACAACAACCGCTCCCTTCTGGCCAAGATACCGTTCTGTGATTTTGGCGAGGCGCTTGACCCCCCATCGGTCGATGTAACAGCGCATGTGCTGGAAGCCTTCGGCCTGCTGGGCCTGCCGCGCGACATGCCCGCCATCCGGCGCGGGCTGGCCTATATCCGTGCCGAACAGGCGGCGGAAGGACCATGGTTCGGGCGCTGGGGTGTCAACTACCTGTACGGCACGGGTGCGGTGTTGCCCGCCCTTGCCGCGATAGGCGAGGACATGACCCAGCCCTACATCGCCAAAGCCTGTGACTGGCTGGTGGGCTGCCAGCAGGAGAATGGCGGCTGGGGCGAGAGCTGTGCATCGTATATGGAAATTTCCTCCATCGGCCGTGGCCCCACCACCCCATCGCAGACTGCGTGGGCGCTGATGGGACTGGTGGCGGCCAACCGCAGGCAGGACCATGACGCCATCGTGCGCGGCTGCCGCTACCTGATCGACCTGCAACAGCCCGACGGGCGGTGGGATGAGAAGGAGTTCACCGGCACCGGCTTCCCCGGCTATGGGGTGGGCCAGACCATCCGGCTCGATGACCCGGCCCTGTCCAAACGGTTGCAGCAGGGGGCGGAACTGTCGCGTGCGTTCATGCTGCGCTATGACCTGTACCGCCAGTTATTTCCCATCATGGCGCTCAGCCGGGCGGCGCGTGTGCTCAAGGCGGCGGGCTGA
- a CDS encoding MFS transporter — protein MNTSAPTADGPVIHAAPPRPSYIPPFGVRTVIGCLGMLLAVHVAGFNEHVTEIGLSDIRGAMHIGHDEGTWVIAIYEAFNIAAMAFTPWFYMTFSIYRFSIFMTAMLALLSIPAPFMPDVTSLCILRAFQGLAGGCLPPVLMTVMLKYLPPPIRVFGIGGYAMSATFGPNLGLPLEAFWFEHVGWHWLYWEIIPTAALAIAMMAYGLPRDPMHFERFEKFNWLGVLVGLPAICSLVIVLYQGDRLDWFRSPVITNLAFWGGAAFIVFVINEAYHPSPYFRIQYWRSRNIQASLLSLVGILAICAMMGNIPAVYLEGVRGYRPIQAAPVSLVVALPQLIMLPLIAAICNSRRVDCRFVLAGGMLCLAASAWLGTWLTVDWVRDNFYLLQVLQVFGQPMTVIPTLMLATMAMGPADGPFISGMVNILKGLANAVAFAIFGALTRRREQYHSTMLLDHHGTHRLALQGMGDPISQQLAPTSPDSAHVARNALQVFHTYVHEQALVLALNDIYYILIWVCLFYAVMNLVLPHRVYPPRAPSPSAPAR, from the coding sequence ATGAATACCTCTGCCCCAACTGCCGACGGGCCGGTCATCCATGCCGCGCCGCCACGGCCATCCTACATCCCGCCTTTTGGCGTGCGGACGGTCATTGGCTGCCTTGGCATGCTGCTGGCGGTCCATGTGGCGGGCTTTAACGAGCATGTGACCGAAATCGGCCTGTCCGATATCCGGGGCGCCATGCATATCGGCCACGATGAAGGTACGTGGGTCATCGCGATATACGAGGCGTTCAACATTGCCGCCATGGCGTTCACGCCGTGGTTCTACATGACATTCTCGATTTACCGCTTCTCCATTTTCATGACGGCGATGCTGGCACTGCTGTCCATCCCCGCACCCTTCATGCCCGATGTCACATCGCTGTGCATCCTGCGTGCCTTCCAGGGGCTGGCGGGCGGCTGCCTGCCGCCGGTGCTCATGACCGTCATGCTCAAATACCTGCCGCCGCCCATCCGGGTATTTGGCATTGGCGGTTATGCCATGAGTGCCACCTTCGGCCCCAACCTTGGCCTGCCGCTGGAAGCCTTCTGGTTTGAACATGTAGGCTGGCACTGGCTGTACTGGGAAATCATACCCACGGCAGCCCTCGCCATCGCCATGATGGCCTACGGCCTGCCGCGCGACCCGATGCATTTTGAACGCTTCGAGAAGTTCAACTGGCTGGGTGTCCTTGTGGGCCTGCCCGCCATCTGCTCGCTCGTGATCGTACTGTATCAGGGCGACCGGCTGGACTGGTTCCGCTCCCCGGTCATTACCAACCTTGCCTTCTGGGGTGGGGCGGCGTTCATCGTATTCGTCATCAACGAGGCGTATCATCCCAGCCCGTATTTCCGCATCCAGTACTGGCGCTCACGCAATATCCAGGCGTCACTCCTGTCACTGGTGGGCATATTGGCCATCTGCGCCATGATGGGGAACATCCCGGCCGTGTATCTGGAGGGCGTGCGCGGCTACCGGCCCATACAGGCGGCCCCGGTCTCGCTGGTGGTGGCGCTGCCGCAGCTTATCATGCTGCCGCTCATCGCCGCCATCTGCAACAGCCGCCGGGTGGACTGCCGGTTCGTGCTGGCAGGTGGCATGCTGTGCCTTGCGGCATCGGCGTGGCTGGGTACGTGGCTTACAGTGGACTGGGTGCGCGACAATTTCTACCTGCTTCAGGTGCTGCAGGTCTTTGGCCAGCCCATGACCGTCATCCCGACACTCATGCTGGCCACCATGGCCATGGGACCAGCCGACGGGCCATTCATCTCGGGTATGGTGAACATACTCAAGGGCCTGGCCAATGCGGTGGCGTTCGCCATATTTGGCGCGCTGACGCGGCGGCGCGAGCAGTACCATTCCACCATGCTGCTCGACCACCACGGCACCCACCGGCTTGCGCTGCAGGGCATGGGCGACCCGATCAGTCAGCAGCTTGCCCCCACATCACCCGACAGCGCGCATGTAGCGCGCAACGCGCTGCAGGTGTTCCACACCTACGTACATGAGCAGGCGCTCGTACTGGCGCTGAACGATATTTATTACATCCTGATCTGGGTATGCCTTTTCTATGCCGTCATGAACCTTGTCCTGCCGCACCGTGTCTATCCGCCACGCGCACCTTCACCCTCCGCTCCAGCCCGCTAA
- a CDS encoding HlyD family secretion protein, with product MIYRKPLLYAGCTAVVLALVAWGGARLVNGDGINQYTNDAYVTADFPTVAPKVSGRIDRVIAQDNEQVHAGEELAHIEDDDYRAALDVARGNRQAAQGDVSNLEAELTRQDAVIAGARAAVQSDEADLAFARLNAARYRNLSSGGAGTIEQKQHSEAQEKEAQAAIARESAGVDAAIRQVDVLKGQLERARGMLLRAQGDERQAELNLSYCTIPAPMDGVVGARGVRVGNYVHAGTGILAVVPTHEAYVLANFQETQLTKVQTGQAATIWVDTFPGHPLKAHVDSLAPATGVAFAPIQPDNATGNFTKVVQRIPVKLTFDPGQPLAARVRVGMSVEVNIDTSSKPEGPHASDAHYVWQ from the coding sequence ATGATCTACAGGAAACCGCTGCTTTACGCAGGCTGCACCGCTGTCGTGCTAGCCCTTGTCGCCTGGGGGGGCGCGCGGCTGGTCAATGGTGATGGCATAAACCAGTACACCAACGATGCCTACGTCACGGCCGATTTCCCCACCGTCGCCCCCAAGGTTTCGGGCCGCATAGACCGCGTGATCGCACAGGATAACGAGCAGGTTCATGCTGGCGAAGAACTGGCCCATATCGAGGATGACGACTATCGCGCCGCCCTTGATGTGGCACGCGGCAACCGGCAGGCGGCACAGGGCGATGTCAGCAACCTCGAGGCCGAACTGACCCGGCAGGATGCGGTGATTGCGGGCGCGCGCGCCGCTGTTCAGTCAGATGAAGCCGATCTGGCGTTTGCCCGCCTCAATGCCGCGCGGTACCGCAACCTGTCATCAGGCGGGGCGGGCACGATCGAGCAGAAGCAGCATTCCGAAGCGCAGGAAAAGGAAGCCCAGGCCGCCATAGCACGCGAGAGCGCTGGCGTGGATGCCGCCATAAGACAGGTGGATGTGCTGAAGGGCCAGCTTGAACGCGCCCGTGGCATGCTGCTGCGCGCGCAGGGAGATGAAAGGCAGGCCGAACTGAACCTGTCCTACTGCACCATTCCCGCGCCCATGGATGGCGTAGTGGGCGCGCGCGGCGTGCGCGTGGGTAACTACGTGCATGCGGGCACCGGCATCCTGGCCGTGGTGCCCACGCATGAAGCCTACGTTCTGGCCAACTTTCAGGAAACGCAACTGACAAAGGTGCAGACCGGGCAGGCCGCGACCATATGGGTCGATACCTTTCCCGGTCATCCGCTCAAGGCGCATGTGGACTCGCTCGCACCTGCCACCGGCGTGGCCTTTGCCCCCATCCAGCCAGATAATGCCACCGGCAATTTTACCAAGGTGGTGCAGCGCATACCGGTCAAACTGACCTTTGATCCCGGCCAGCCACTGGCCGCCCGTGTGCGTGTCGGCATGTCGGTTGAGGTCAATATCGATACATCTTCAAAACCCGAAGGCCCGCATGCCAGTGATGCCCATTATGTGTGGCAGTAA
- a CDS encoding efflux transporter outer membrane subunit: MKRFALVGLSALALAACTVGPTYHKPHVKAPATWRETQPPAESTVSTASTDPQWWTLFNDPLLTRLEGEVAASNLDLKAASLRLMQSQAERRIASAAQFPHAEANASYGRERASTNGVLGLLGTMEREGTGSIASGTQGFGPTALPGSVGNPSFNLPQYGMNASWEVDLWGHVRRQVEAATAAMHATEEMRRDILVSLMAETAQDYIDLRATQTQIGILEHNIAIATNSVRLTTMRLQQGAATRLDVAEATGQLHTFTARLAPLKAQATHLLNALSFLVAREPGALDAELGASAPIPVVPATIPVGLPSELAERRPDIRMAADRLHAATASIGVAIADFFPRITLSGSLDVQALQFSGLGSWASRQYGFGPTATLPIFEGGRLTGQLHLRRAQQKEAATMFQRTVLKAWQEIDDAMADFTAAQKRRDELTQAVHENEIAVETAKLQYVQGSSDFLNVLTLQNALLAAQSAQADARAHVADSVTRLYRAVGGGWQDLYPEKKAKKHG; this comes from the coding sequence ATGAAGCGTTTCGCGCTTGTGGGGCTGTCGGCACTTGCGCTGGCGGCCTGCACGGTTGGCCCCACTTATCACAAGCCACATGTCAAGGCACCAGCTACATGGCGTGAAACCCAGCCCCCGGCCGAAAGCACGGTCAGCACCGCCTCCACCGACCCGCAATGGTGGACGCTGTTCAACGACCCGCTGCTGACCCGGCTGGAAGGAGAGGTGGCGGCAAGCAACCTTGACCTGAAAGCAGCCAGCCTGCGCCTGATGCAGAGCCAGGCGGAACGGCGTATTGCCAGCGCCGCCCAGTTCCCGCATGCCGAAGCCAATGCATCCTATGGGCGCGAGCGTGCCAGCACCAACGGCGTGCTGGGGCTGCTGGGCACGATGGAGCGTGAGGGCACGGGTTCCATCGCATCGGGCACACAGGGCTTTGGCCCCACCGCCCTGCCAGGCAGTGTGGGCAACCCGTCGTTCAACCTTCCGCAATATGGCATGAATGCATCATGGGAAGTGGACCTGTGGGGCCATGTGCGCCGGCAGGTGGAAGCCGCCACCGCCGCCATGCACGCTACCGAAGAAATGCGGCGTGACATCCTTGTCTCGCTCATGGCGGAAACCGCACAGGACTATATCGACCTGCGCGCAACGCAAACCCAGATCGGTATCCTTGAACATAACATTGCCATCGCCACCAACAGCGTGCGCCTGACCACCATGCGCCTGCAGCAGGGCGCGGCCACACGGCTGGACGTAGCGGAGGCAACGGGACAACTCCATACCTTCACCGCCCGCCTTGCACCGCTGAAGGCGCAGGCCACGCACCTGCTTAATGCGCTGAGCTTCCTTGTAGCGCGCGAACCCGGCGCGCTCGATGCCGAGTTGGGAGCATCAGCCCCCATTCCGGTGGTACCTGCCACCATTCCGGTCGGCCTGCCGTCCGAACTGGCCGAACGCCGCCCCGATATCCGCATGGCAGCCGACCGGCTACATGCTGCAACGGCCAGCATTGGCGTGGCGATTGCCGATTTCTTCCCCCGCATCACGCTTTCGGGCAGCCTTGACGTGCAGGCCCTACAGTTTAGCGGACTGGGATCGTGGGCATCGCGCCAGTACGGCTTTGGCCCCACGGCAACGCTGCCCATATTTGAAGGTGGCCGCCTGACTGGGCAGCTGCACCTGCGCCGCGCCCAGCAGAAGGAGGCAGCCACGATGTTCCAGCGCACCGTACTCAAGGCATGGCAGGAAATAGATGACGCGATGGCCGACTTTACCGCAGCCCAGAAACGGCGTGACGAACTAACCCAGGCCGTGCACGAGAACGAGATTGCGGTGGAAACGGCCAAGCTGCAATACGTGCAGGGATCATCGGACTTCCTGAACGTGCTGACATTGCAGAACGCATTGCTGGCCGCCCAGAGTGCGCAGGCCGATGCCCGCGCGCATGTGGCAGATTCCGTCACGCGCCTGTACCGTGCGGTCGGCGGCGGGTGGCAGGACCTCTACCCCGAAAAGAAGGCGAAAAAACATGGTTGA
- a CDS encoding pirin family protein: MMDIRRAATLGTAHSDGLELRCHFAFADYTDPAHVHEGRLRAVNLGILGAGETYRLGQEASVDIVTWVQAGSLSAQMDGCEPEQLGAGGVHLASTGNGCAAVQWCAGPQGASIIQFWLLADIEGTTPAQETRAGLPGGDGGFVLLASGFPEDDPEESGAVADGAPVALSARARLAQAAIPAGEGAAYSTCNGRDLYLVVVSGSIGIGAAVLEHGDAAALAEVTDLTIIARADAVVLLVDVGADTSVF, encoded by the coding sequence ATGATGGACATAAGGCGGGCTGCAACGCTTGGCACCGCGCACTCGGACGGCCTTGAACTGCGCTGCCACTTCGCCTTTGCCGACTATACCGACCCGGCCCATGTGCATGAGGGCCGCCTGCGTGCCGTAAACCTGGGTATACTGGGGGCAGGGGAGACATACCGGCTGGGACAGGAAGCCAGTGTCGATATCGTGACATGGGTGCAGGCAGGCAGCCTGAGCGCGCAGATGGATGGGTGTGAACCCGAGCAACTGGGGGCAGGCGGCGTGCATCTGGCCAGTACGGGAAACGGGTGCGCGGCAGTGCAATGGTGCGCCGGGCCACAGGGGGCCAGTATCATCCAGTTCTGGCTACTGGCTGATATTGAGGGCACGACACCCGCGCAGGAAACCCGTGCTGGCCTGCCCGGCGGCGATGGCGGCTTTGTTCTGCTGGCCTCCGGCTTTCCCGAGGATGATCCCGAGGAAAGTGGTGCCGTGGCCGATGGCGCGCCTGTGGCACTGAGTGCGCGCGCGCGCCTGGCCCAAGCCGCGATTCCGGCAGGGGAAGGGGCGGCTTATAGTACCTGCAATGGGCGTGATCTCTATCTTGTGGTGGTGTCAGGCAGCATCGGCATTGGCGCGGCGGTCCTGGAGCATGGCGATGCCGCAGCACTGGCAGAGGTAACTGATCTGACCATAATCGCGCGGGCCGATGCGGTGGTGCTGCTGGTTGATGTGGGGGCTGATACTTCTGTATTTTAA